In Eremothecium gossypii ATCC 10895 chromosome II, complete sequence, the genomic window TTGAGGAAGAGACTGCGTCCTGCATATCTGATATGTTCCAATACCTGACAAGTTACGACCAGTTTAAAGGGATTGATTCAGCCGCCTTATTTGTGCTGAAATTGGAGTGTCTTTTTAAAGCTCTGGATTCGCTGGAATCGGTAGGTAAGTATAGCTTTGTCGATTCAAAGAAACATGAACCAAAAAATACTGTCTTGTGTGCCCCAGAGTCAGACGCGAATGAAAATATGTCTTCCAAATACTCTAAATTCCCAAGAAATCTTTCAACGAAGATAATGATTTATTTGCAACTTTTACGGAAAATGGGCTCGGCATTGAAAGAGAAGGAAGTTAGTGTTGGCTCCTTTATGTCGGTTATTACTAGCCTGGCGCATTTTTTAAAATTGCTTGTACGCTACGGCCTATACAATGCGTTGGAACATAGTAAAGCTGTACACACTTCAAATGCACTTGTTAAGTTCCTACGAGAAATAAAGAAGAATGAGACTTACCAGCGTGATCCATTTAACTATATTAATGTCACTATACATGCCACTGACTGTTGTGCTGCTTGTGAGAAGTATATACAGGAAGAGTGCGTCCAGTACCAAGATAATAGATGGCATTTGGGGTGCTTTCAATGCTCCAAATGTAAAAAGGGAATCGAGCTACGCGATATTGGAGACGCTGCCTGCAATAAAATGCTCAAGCATATTTACTGTGCGCAGTGTTCAGTCACAGATCCGGATTCTAAGCCGGGCTTTAAACCAATAACCAAGCTAAGTCAATTGATATTTTTACTGAAAATTGCTTTGGTGCGTTCCAGAGTCGTAATGGCTTTGCAGATGAAAAACCAAGAAGTTATGCAAAGGAGTAATTCCGTCAAGGAAACTATTTCTATGCAACAAACATATATTCGGACACTCAATGATATCAAACGGTTGAAATCAGGAAGACAGAGTGTTCGAATCACCAACGATCAACAGGATGCTAGGAAATCCCGAATCTTAAAGACAGCGGAGATTGACGTTCGAAATGGGTCCAGAACGGATATGGACAAGGAGCTAGTCATAGAGACTGAAAATTCGAAATCTGGTCACGGTTCTGATTCTAAAGTCTTTAATGGACAGAAATCTCTGACATTGGATGATATATCAAGAATTGTCGCGGCAGAACAAGCAAGGGAACTCAGACCTAACGCATTTACACACTTTACCAGAATAAAAGAGTCAGACGATGAAACGAACACATTTGTAGCCAAAAAGAGCGGCACTTACTACTCAGAACTCTCAATAGAGCAGTTTTACAGATTGCAACTTGTGGCCTTGGCTCTTCTGGCGAATGGCACCGTCGGTCTAGCGGTCTCTGATGAATGCATACACAAACTTCTGCCCCAAACACCCAAGTCATTAAATCCTTCAGGTGGTTTCTGGAACAAGTTGTTCAAGACTGGCAAAGAAAATAAAGTAATGAAATACAAGAAGGTATTCGGTACACCTCTTGAAGTTCTTTCTGAAAGGTGGGGCGTTGACTCTGACCTCAGTTCTGGCCCTGCAAAGCTACGTATACCTATCCTTGTCGATGAACTAGTATCTAGCTTACACCAGATGGACATGTCTGTGGAAGGTATATTTAGAAAGAATGGTAACATTCGCAGGTTGAAGGATTTAACGGCTGCCATTAATGAAAATCCCTCCGAAGTACCGGACCTTTCTAAGGAAAATGCTATTCAACTCTCTGCTCTTCTGAAGAAGTTTTTAAGGGAGCTTCCAATACCGCTCTTGACATTCACAATGTATGATTTATGGATACAAGCTGCGAAGTTAGAATCAAAATTCGATGGACAACGAGTATTTCCCCTGCTTTACACTTTGTTACCAAGTGCTCATCGGAACGTTGCTGAGGTGTTATTTTCTTTCTTGCATTGGACCTCATCATTTTCCCACGTTGACCATCAGATTGGATCTAAGATGGATATTCATAACTTATCAACCGTGATAGCTCCGAATATTCTTTACCAGGAAGCACCGAACAACGGTTCTTATGGAGGTTCTGCAGATGTGATTCATAATACATACCAGGATGCATTTGCGCAGAATGAAGGCGAAAACTACTTTCTTGCCATTGAAACTGTGGATTACCTGATTAATAACAACGAACAATTAAGCATGGTACCAATGTTTTTGTCCACTCTCTTGAAGGAAGTTGAAGACCTTAACCTGACAACTTATGGTGCGGTTAAAAAGCACATTGATATGTTGATTGAAGAGGGTAAGATACATGTCAAAGACTTTGTGCAGAAGGACTCTATTCAAGTTAAAGAGACCGCATCAGTGACGAAGGTAGAAATCCATAAATAACCAGATCTCATTTTCAATATAATGAGTGTATGTACTATCAGACTCTTATCAGTGACAATATTAGTGGCACCGGTAGTAAGGTGACCTCAATTCTGTACTTTCAGACAGTTTTTAATTCCGGGAAATGTATACTGACTCTTTATCAAGCTAGATAGATCTAAAGGTTAGGATAGGTACCGTCTTACATACGTGATACGCTAAAATCTGCGTCCATCATAACCGTGGCTCCAAACTTGCTTTTTCTTTTGGGGACGAGACAGGCCACTGGTAAAGCCCGCTCTTTTCGAAGACATACTGATGCTTCTCCAAGTACTTGGTTAGACCATCAGGCCCACGAGAACCATACTTATAAATTTCAGGCCGAGGGCTGTCTGGGCCCTCAAGGTAATTTAAGAGAGGGGTGAACAGCTTCCAGCTGATATCCAACTCATCGTCTCTCACAAAATTCGAATGATCGCCCAGCAAAGCATCCCGCAACAGAGATTCGTAAGCCTCCGGAATCCAGTAGTCCCTATACCTCTTCGAGTAAGTCAAATCAAGCTCCGTAATTTGGGAATTCGAATCCAACCCCGGTGTTTTAGCGTTGAATTTCAAGTATATGGCCTCATCTGGCTGGACACGGACAACTAGCTCATTGTTTGGAATATCGTTAAAAATACCCCGCGCCACGCGCTTGTATAGAATACGGATCTCAACCTTACCTTCGTTCAATGCCTTCCCTGCACGCATGACAATAGGAACTCCATCCCACCGCTCATTCTGGATATTAAAGGTCAACGCGGCAAATGTCACGCACTTAGAGTCCTTGCTGACAGTCTCGTCATCTAAGTAAGCAGGCTTTGTACCATCTTCAGATCGGCCGTACTGTCCAATCAAAATGTCTTCGTGGTCAAGAGGAACGATGGCCTTCAGCACCTTGACTTTCTCGTCACGTATGCTCTCCGGATCAAAAGATACTGGCCTCTCCATGGTTAGCAAAGTTAGTACTTGGAGCAAGTGGTTCTGCATGACGTCCCTTATAATACCAGTGGAGTCAAAGTAACCTCCACGGCCTTCCGTCCCAAATGGTTCCTTCAACGAGATCTGGATCATCTGGATATTTTCCTTATTCCAGGAGGCATTGAAGAACGCATTACCAAACCGCAGAGGTAGCAGGTTCTTGACCATCTCCTTTCCTAAGTAGTGGTCAATCCGGAATATCTCCTCCTCACGGAACAGAGGCTCCAGCTGCTTTTGCAACTTCCGAGACGACTCCAGGTCATGGCCAAAGGGCTTTTCCACAATTAACCTTGTAACGCCGCCCTCCGCATAGAGGAACTGCTTGATTTTCTCAGCAACACTGACAAACGCACTGGGAGGAAGCGCCAAGTAGAACAACCTGTGAGGTTTCTCAACGCCCCGTTCGCGCTCGTAAGCCTCAATCTGCTCCCGCAACTGCACGTACCCCTCCTCCTTGTCGTAAGGCCCAGCTACGTAGCTCATCCTCTCCAGGAACTCGGCTTGCTTGGCCTCACTCGCTGCGTCGTCTGGTTTGCTCAAGTACGGCTTGACGCGCTCCCGCAGCTCCGCATCAGATAGCTCCGACCGAGCATACCCAATAATCTTCGTGCTGTCGTCCAGGTACCCCTCGCGATACAATCCATACAGTGCTGGGAAcgtcttcttcttggcAAGATCCCCTGAGGCTCCAAACACTGTAATTATCACATCCTTTTCAAAAGCGTCTGTCCTCGTCACTTCTCCACACATCATTTCGCTAGCAGTGCTCAATATCCTTACTATGCTATGTATGGCAGATTAGCAGGATTCTGTAAAAGGGTGATGTGATACCTTGGGTTTATAGATGCTAGCTCTGTTCAACTGCTTACTAAGTGTCTGAAAAATTCAACCAACGGTTAGGACTTGTGTATTACTAAAAGAATCAGGGTGTATGGATATGGGGGACTCGTTTGGGGTACACGTGCCTAGCATGGTGCCATCTTCAGGTGCATTGTATATGGGTGATTTACAGTAGATATGTATGCTATGTACAGCGGGGCTACCATGCGTTCGCCACAGTAAGGACATCGTCTGTCGGTGCAAGCGGGCGCAGGTTGTAGATATAGGAAGGCTGCGAGTAGGTCGGCATGGGTATATCCAGAGTAGGTAAGCGGGCGTATCCTTCGTTCAGCTGGGAGACCAAATCCCTGCGCTGCGAGGGCCCGAGCCCACCGTTGAGTAGCCCACCACCATTGATGCAGCCTGAGGGGCAGGCCATCACCTCGATGAAGTCTGCGTTGCACGGATCTGTCGCAGGAGGCGCGGGGCTGGCCTGCGGGAGTCTCCGGCGGACAACCTTGGCACTGCGTTTTGTAGCGGGGGACAGCAGCTTGCGCACAAGGTTCTGGATGTTGCGGAAGCCATAGAGCTCGCCCGCCGAGGCAAGGAGCACGCCGCTCGGAGCCAGGAGGCGATGCTCCAGTAGGTCTGCGTTGCGACCGGCCTGCGTTGCGATGGTGGAGCCAGGGTGTAGGCGCTGCATGTGTAGAATGTACTGGTATGCGTAACCGCCAGAGGAGGAGCCCGCAGACGAGCACCAGCTCACGCGCGGGTCCCAGCCTGGAGGTGTCAGCTGCGCAATTGGGACAGCCGCGCCGGCGAAGCTGTGCAGATCGAGCTGGAGTtcgtccagcagcgccacAAACTCACGCGGGGTCAGCACGCAGTCCACCTCGCGCGCGCAGTCTTCGCGCGCGGCCTCCAACTTCTTGTCAAAGCACGGCATCAGACTAAGGTGGTATATATTGGGGTCTGCAGCATGGAGCAGCGCGCCTGTGATCTGCTGCGGCGACTTGACGTCCAGCATGTACGGCACAAGGCCAGGCTTCGTCTTTTCCGCATACAGAACAAAACCGGGACACACGCTGCACAGCAGTGGGCCCTGCACGCCCTGCTGCTTCCGCTCTACGAGGCGAGCGTTGGTCTGCTGGACCGAGAGCTCGCGCCCCAGCTGCGTGCCGACGACGTATTTGGCGCCAAAGTAGCTGCCCAGAACGCCGCTCAGGCACTGGTCCAGCTCAGCCACCGATAACCCGAAGTGCTGTGCCAGCGACAGCCGGCTCTGCGGCGCCACGCTCACTGCCAATGCCTTTGGCGCGAGTGAGCGCCAGGCTTCCAGAAACACGCCGTGACTCTGCCGGCTCAGAAGGATTTCTTCGCTGGACGTGATGCACCCCGCACACGCGAGGCAGTCCTGCAGCGAAATAGACACTTTTGTGGCTTCCTGTGGCTCTTTCCCCACCTCCAGTGCCTCATCGCCCTCGTCTGCCGTGTGCAGTGTCCGAGTAGGCTTCACACAGGCCACCTGGGCGCCTATAAAATCGTTCAGGTCACTCTCTGACAGTTTCGCACTCATACTTACGCCCAGCTGCTAGAAGCTACGATTCTCCTGTCCAGTTACTTATCAAGCAGAATCACCTGTGGTCGTATTACTCATGCTGTGAAATTTCCGGACAGACGAAGGTACTATCCGGATACCGGACAGGAAAATGCGCCTCCGTCCGTAATGAATATTTTACCATTTTGTTTAATTTCAACTTAGATCTGCAGAAGAAACACCGACGCAACAGTCACTGCCAAGGTTCTAGGACCTGGGCTTATGATATCTCCGCTTGCACCCGCAGAATTCAGTTTCTTGTAAAGTTTCCTCTTCTTTTCAGAGATAAAGGCAACCTTGCGGATTATGTTGACGAAAAAGGCGAGCCGTTCCAAGAAATGGCAGACAGCCGACTGTATATAAGTAGCTCAGCAGCCAAAAGATGGTTGCATCCGTTTCTCGTAGAGGTCAGACATTTGCTCGTGCGCTCAGAAGAGGACTAACGACATCAGTAAGACAACCAAACAGATACAGAGCAATGTCGATAGAGATTACGGATCTAGCTAGATGGGACCAGGAGTTGAAGGCGGACATCAACCACGGGTTGGCGTCTACGGTGCTCAAGAACTACAACGCCGACGAGGTCTTGCTTGACAAGACGCAGTTGCTAAAGCACTACCCTCGCGTTTTCAATGTGGGGCTCTCGGAAGAGGTTGGGCCTGTGACAAACCAGCGGTCCTCCGGGCGCTGCTGGTTGTTCGCGGCCACCAACGAGTTGCGCCTCAACGTTGCACAGAAGCTTAACTTAAAGGAGTTTGAGCTCTCGCAGGCATACTTGTTTTTCTACGACAAGCTTGAGAAGGCGAACTACTTTTTGGACCAGATTGTCGACACTGCCAACGAGGAAGTGGAGTCGCGCTTGGTCCAGTACTTGCTCACGTCGCCCGTGCAGGACGGCGGGCAATACAGCATGTTCGTGAATTTGGTCCGCAAATACGGTGTGTTACCTAAGGACCTCTACGCAGACTTGGCATTCTCCACGACCAACTCGGCCAAGTGGAACAGCTTGCTAACCACCAAGCTCCGCGAGTTCGGCCAGGAATTGCGCGAGGCTGCCGCCCGCGGGGAGGACGTCTCTGGGCGCCGCACCTCCATGCAGAAGGAGCTTGTGCGCCTAATGTCTCTCTTCATGGACCTGCCACCTTACCGTCCCGACGAGGAGTTCACCTGGGAGTATACCGATAAAGACGGCAAGACTCAGTCCTTGTTCACGACCCCGCTCCAGTTTGCCCGCGAACATGCGGGCCTCGACATCGCCAAACCTGTCTCCCTCATCAACGATCCTAGACACCCTTACGGCTCCTTGATCAAGATCGACCGCTTGGGCAACGTCCTTGGTGGTGACGAGGTCCGCTACCTCAACGTCGACAACGACACTCTATCCGCCTTGGTGGTCAAGCGTCTCCGCAACAAGCGCCCTGTCTTCTTCGGCTCACACACGCCCAAGTTTATGTCCAAGCAGCACGGTGTACTAGACACCCGGTTGTGGAACTACCGTGGCATTGGCTACGAGTTCACCCAGGACAAGGCCTCTAGGATACGCTACGGCGAGAGTTTGATGACCCACGCTATGCTCATCACCGGCGTCCACGTGGACAGCGCAGATAAGCCCATCCGTTACAAGGTCGAAAACTCCTGGGGCAAGGATATCGGGAAGGACGGATACTTTGTCATGACGCAGGAGTATTTCGAGGAGTACTCTTTCCAGATCGTGGTTGACATCGACGAACTCCCAGAGGAATTGGCCGCCAAGTTCCAAACTAAAGAGGAGAAGCCGATCGTGCTACCAATCTGGGACCCAATGGGTGCCCTAGCCCAATAAGGCCTACATAGACGATTTCGTAATGTGTATATCATTAGAATTTCTGTCATATGCCTATGTTGTCACGTGCAAATTGAACAGAGGCTGCATGCGGGAAAAACCACGATGCCTATATTGGCGAGGTAAGCCGGAGCCATTGCTTCGTTCCGCAAGACAGCGAATCCTGGGACTATTCAGCCTCCACTTGACACCTGTCAGGCTCGAATTACATTACATACTGCGAAATGAGGTTTGCAACAGTTGCGGGCCTGTTGCCGCTACTGCAGTATGTTACCGGGCAGGTTGTACCGGCCAAAGACCATATCAACAGGGAGTATTTCGCGGTGGAAGCAGATGGGAGCCTGGAGGAGCTATTGGAGGCGCATCCGGGGTGGCAGTTCGAACATGCAGTGCGAGGGCTGGAGCGGCACTATGTTCTTTCACGCGTGCGAAGCGAATTGCAGCCGCGAGCCCAGGTGCAGCACAAGGCCGGCGGAGCACGTGCATGGCATGAGCTGGTGCCGCACCGCCTAGCGAAGCGGATGCCGATCCGCGACGCGGAGTTGGGGGACCAATTGTCGCAGCGCGCGGTACTGAAGAAAGAACTGAACATCAAGGATCCGCTATTTGATGAGCAGTGGCATCTTTTGAACACGCGATATCCCAAAAATGACATGAATGTCACGGGATTATGGCAAAAGAACATTACGGGCCATGGGATAGTTGTAGCAGTTGTCGACGATGGGCTGGACTACGAGAGCGAGGACCTGAAGGATAATTTTTGTGCAGAGGGATCCTGGGACTTCAATTCAAACACAGCGCTGCCAAAACCGATGTTAAGCGATGACACTCATGGTACGCGCTGCGCAGGAGAAATTGCCGCGGCAAAAAATCAGTTCTGTGGACTGGGAGTAGCTTTTAATAGCAAAGTCTCGGGGATTCGGATTCTGTCGGAGGATATTACTCCTGAGGATGAAGCAGCTTCGCTAGTTTACGGGTTGGATATCAATGACATCTACTCCTGTTCATGGGGTCCGACTGACAATGGGGAAGAGCTGCAGGCTCCGAGTGATCTTGTAAAGAAGGCTATCATCAGGGGTGTGACAGAAGGCAGAGACCGGAAGGGTGCCCTATATGTGTTTGCCAGTGGAAATGGCGGGGCGCTTGGCGACAATTGCAACTATGATGGATATACCAATTCCATTTACTCAATTACTGTTAGTGCGCTCGACCACAGAGGTCTCCATCCTACATACGCGGAGAGTTGCTCGGCAGTACTAGTCGTTGCGCACTCTTCGGGGTCAGGCAATTTTATTCGTACAACTGATGTTAACGGCCAGTGCTTTGACCATCATGGGGGGACCTCAGCTGCCGCCCCACTAGCCGCCGGCGTCTACGCTTTACTCCTTCAGGTGAACCCAAATTTGACTTGGAGAGATGTACAATACCTGACTATCTTAACTTCAATTGAGGTGAATCCTGATGACAGCGACTGGCAAGAGGGCTCACTCGGCAGGCGCTACTCGCATAAATATGGCTACGGAAAACTGGATGCTTATAATATCGTGGAACTCGCCAAAAGCTGGAAAAATGTCAATCCCCAGGCATGGTATTACCACCCAACTATTATAGCCAACCAGACCATTGCGACACCAGACGTATACATTGATTCTACTACTTCtgtatcacgtgatgcACTTGATAAGGCTAACCTCAAGCGTGTAGAACACGTCACTGTCACGGTTGACATCGAGGCTAGTATCCGCGGGTTTACGACCGTGGACCTGATTGCTCCTAATAACCATATCTCTCATTTAGGGGTGGTGCGGAAAAAGGACAAGTCTCACGCTGGTTTTAGAAATTGGACATTTATGTCAGTTGCGCATTGGGGCTACGCCGGAGAAGGCGACTGGAAATTACAAGTGCGGACAACGTCAAAAAAGAATACTGTTCATCTTAAAGGATGGCGCTTGAAGCTATTTGGTGAGTCAATTGATGCTTCAAAGGCCGTCGCAGCCGAATTTGGGAATGACCAGGAGGACTTGCAGGATACGCCTACTGGAACTTCAGATGAGCCTGTCTCTTCCACCTCCACACCAAATAGCACGAGCACATCGCAGGACGAACTCAACACCGGGGCGAGCAAAATAGTGCCCACTCATCATGCAAAAAATTATTACCTCATGATATTCGTCGTAGGTGCCGTCATCCTCGTCCTCTATCTGTTTTTCTTCTCCAAGACACGGCGCATACGGCGCTCCCGCGCTGAGGCATTTGAGTTTGATATAATAGATACCGATTCTGAATACGACTCAACTGTTGATAACCATGATCCTACTGCGCGGATGCTGAGCGATAATGATCTCAATGATTTTGACTTTGATCTCTCCGATCTAGAGGCCCCGGAAAGCCCCAGCGATACTGGTTCAGCAACCGCGGCCCCACACTCAAAAAATGATCGCAGCCTCAGTACCATAGCCGAAAATCCGTTTGAAGCTGGTGATGAGGGGATTCCACAGTCTGAGCAAGGTGCAAATCACAAGTACACGAAGTAAGAACACTTTTGTATGCATTATATATTCCAAAAAAAGCATTTTAAGATTATAAAGGCCCTCAATGTAGGTGGATACGCCCAGCTATCCTTATAGCTACTATCGGTCGGCAATCGCCACAATATATATATGTTGATTTTATTACTGTGTTTGCTGCATTTATCTTTGCATCAGATGTGTCTCTCTTCGATCCAAGATTCACCGAAGTTGGATGGCCTTGATATCTGTACTTTTTTTTCATCGGTTGCATTCGATTCATTAGCTTTTAATAATCAGCGCACTATAGAAAAGTGTCCAGTTCCGGGAGTTCAGTAATCGCTAAAACGGTACACAAATGCATCTGGAGCACTTGATGAGCTCGACTACCGCTGTTTCGTGGTCAAAGATAGGACTTATTGCTTATGGTGATGCCCAGAGCCAAGACGGCAATCTTTGTATCACTTTTTTGGAAACGGTGAATGGTAGCAACTGGCGATTCCATCCACCTAAAAAGTATGTGATCCATCCTCAGCTCCATGAAGACCAGAGTAGCAATGGGAATCCCAAGAGCCCGCTATTTTTCCACGATTTGCGCTCCATGCACTGGAACAACTGGGGCCTCCTTAACGGGGAGCTGCTGGCAGTATGTGATGAGTTGGGAAACATGACAGTACTGGCTGCAGGCCAAGGGCTTAACGGGAACGGTGCATATGACCGGCTTTCGGTGCTATTCCAAGATAACATATTCAAGATCCATAACCAGGTCCTCCCACTGGAATCCGTGCCGAAAAAGGATGCCACGCCGAAGGTGGAGCGGAAGCATACGAAAAAAGAGTACTACTCGACCATCCTGGATTTTCAATGGATAGGGAACCAGAAACCCAGCGTTGCACAAGTTGCTGCCCAGCGGGACCGTACCAATAATATTTTCAAGAACCAGATGCATCAGTGTCCCCCTTACGGAGTATTCCATCCAGCGTCCATAAAGAGCGCCTGCATTGCGATAAGAAGGAACGGATATATAGATTTATGGTACCAGTTCTCTAACACATTAGATTTTAAAAAGATATCGTTGCAGCTCTCAAAGGACAAGGAATCAGAGTGGCTACAATACGCACAAATTGCACATACGGACAAGGAGCAATGCTTTCTAATTGGTGTATTCTCTAATGTGGCGAAGAGCTTTGCGTTTTACGAGTTGTTGATAAACTGGAATGTAAATACCACAAATCAAGCTATGTTTCATGATCCCAAGTTAACGCTCAGACATATACTGCGGGTTAGGCCCGATGCCCTGGGTCCCAATGGTGAGCTACTGAAGCTAGAGAACTTCCATGTTATATCAAAGACTGCACTGCCTGGTACAAGGCCTGAGATTCTGATTTCGTATAATATTCTCGGCACCGAAAGGTCGCTCGTGAGGAGGTTCCAAATGGTACTATCTAACCCAGATATGGTATTTTTGTCTTCACTTGGCCTCGCCATAACTGCACTACACAACAACCATAGTGTGCTGCGCTATAGTATGAAGCATGTTCAAGATCTTACTTTTGATTCGAAAATCATGGATATCCAATCACATTCATTAGACGCACTTGTGTGCTTTAGACTGCATAACGGACGATTCCAACTTTACAACAGGCATACTTGGGCAGTAGAAAGCGAGACAGCAGATGCTAAACAGATAGGCGGTTATACAAAGGATACTATTATTTCAATATTCGGGAGCGGATTTAATTACCCGCTCCTCCCCCCGGCAGACGCGATTGAATGGTGCGCAATCTCACCTTCATCTGGAGGTATAATACTAAAGCTGAAGTGCAAGCCACAACCTACATTTTATGCGCTAGAACAGAGTGTTCTGACCGATCCCTCGAGAGATATCGTGCACGCGACTGCTTTTGCATTTGAGTTTGTGCGATTTAATAACATGATTCATAGTGGGGAGGACTTGGCAATCGCAGCTAAGACCCATGTCTTTAGGTTACAGCGGCTCAGCGAGGAACGGGCCGTGAACTTCATTGCGTCAGTCATCGGTGCAATCCTCAGTCTATATGGTATACACTTTGACGGGCCCAAGGAAATCCTAGAGAAGTTGCTGCAGTCTAAGGCCATACAGAAGATATTTCTATTGCAAATGGAACTGGGTTCCCACTTGAAGAACAAGAACGTCTATTCTATGGCATATGCCTCGATGAAACTCAGAAGCATCAACTTGGCCATGAATGGCGTAGCACGCAATGTCCATGCCATGATCCAGCACACTGCAGTAGTAAACTCTTTACCCAACGGCAGAGCGTTCCAGTTTGCGTTTTCCAAACAAGACCTGATCTATTCTCTCATACCATCGGTAAATTGGTTTGTGTCATTCGTCACCTTTCTAACCCAGCAATTGATAATGCTCGTAAACAACCCCATGGACAACACCCATAGCctcgtgctggggataTTATCCTGCATAACTACACGTCACCTGATGCTCAAGGTCATCCTGGAACTCAAAAATATGATCGGCCTCATTACAAAGTTCCCAGAAACTACGTACACGGTCCTCAATGAGTCGTCGCGCTTTCTCCGCAAGGCGCTGGGTGATAGCCCTGTTAACCTTGAGAAGTTCGAGGTCTTCCTTAACGAGATCAACAACAAGTTTCTGTCTCTTCTGGACGACCACGGCGCGCAGTCCATGGACCGCGAGCCATCATTTATGGTGAAGGCAGAAATACCGCCTGCCCTAGGCCACGTCCGTGAGTTCCTGCTATCGTTCGCCGGCTCCGCTCTTCTCGCACAGACCAACCTCGCTGAGGTTTTCTTTGCCTCCACACATAACCTGCGTATCTTCGACCACCAGCACTTCCACCCCTCTGTCGCAAACCTGCTCCAGCCCCCTGAAAAGGGTCTAGTGGTTGATGACGCCATCCTCCCCGACGCTTGCCGCGGTTCCAGCTCTTTCTCTCCGCTGGACTACGACGACATATCCAGTGAGTGGGTGGACATGTCCGCTCTGGTTAGGATCAAGCGCTGTGTACGCTGCGGCTGCGTCACCCGTGCCGGCAATCCTGTGGCTAAAAACAACACCATCCTCGAGACATCTATCGTCACCAAACGCTGGACCGCCCTATATTCCCGCTATTGCCAGTGCACTGGCCTGCTCTACGAGCTAGATACCCCCTAGTTCTGCGCCCCGCGCTCCGCGTTGCATATGCTGCTTACATGCACCCCGTGCTGCATCCTAGTGCTACATTCCGACTATTATGTCGCTGTACATACTACTTGTGCCTTTTGCGGGCCATCGCCGAGCAGCTTCGATATGATCGAGCCCGCAGATCGCTGTCAAAAAAAACCTATAATTTATAATAAAGAACATACTACAGATCTCCACAGGCGCGCGGTCGTAGTTGCCACGCCAGTTCTCAGGAATACCGAAAAAGGCATTATAACCCAAGTTATCACCGATTTCTCGATATTTTCATAGCGCATCGATTGTCTTGCTTTAAGCGTTACGTCTAATTAGCTCATTTCAGGACATTGCAAACAAGAAAGAGAATACAGGGACATAAAGTCGCAAGTTTACGATGTCATCAGAAACTCGAAACACGCTGTATAACCCGCTGGACAGGTCGCAGATCTCGTTCATCCCAGCAGAGCTGAGCTCGATCAACGACTCTCTGGGCGATTCTGCATATGAC contains:
- the NAR1 gene encoding iron-sulfur cluster assembly protein NAR1 (Syntenic homolog of Saccharomyces cerevisiae YNL240C (NAR1)), encoding MSAKLSESDLNDFIGAQVACVKPTRTLHTADEGDEALEVGKEPQEATKVSISLQDCLACAGCITSSEEILLSRQSHGVFLEAWRSLAPKALAVSVAPQSRLSLAQHFGLSVAELDQCLSGVLGSYFGAKYVVGTQLGRELSVQQTNARLVERKQQGVQGPLLCSVCPGFVLYAEKTKPGLVPYMLDVKSPQQITGALLHAADPNIYHLSLMPCFDKKLEAAREDCAREVDCVLTPREFVALLDELQLDLHSFAGAAVPIAQLTPPGWDPRVSWCSSAGSSSGGYAYQYILHMQRLHPGSTIATQAGRNADLLEHRLLAPSGVLLASAGELYGFRNIQNLVRKLLSPATKRSAKVVRRRLPQASPAPPATDPCNADFIEVMACPSGCINGGGLLNGGLGPSQRRDLVSQLNEGYARLPTLDIPMPTYSQPSYIYNLRPLAPTDDVLTVANAW
- the LRG1 gene encoding GTPase-activating protein LRG1 (Syntenic homolog of Saccharomyces cerevisiae YDL240W (LRG1)), giving the protein MTNIQKPQLLLTYSDHINHRHSASEQVMRTSAEHKPATSSQKTAKICKQCKGVITQNSLKALGDYYHENCLVCHDCGALCRPKFFPYELPDTSEVVLLCQQDYFTRNKLLCYVCNKPLSGVYYNTFGKLYDEEHFCCTVCGTKCKVSSCFHYNDELYCKYHFLKYFSKRCKGCNYPISDQYIEFPRGEEIHCWHPECYGIHKYWHVNLSPEFVGIPELPLPEEGAGPSTEDTNPTVNEMEKYTESLSGLISKTWNVLYRFEEETASCISDMFQYLTSYDQFKGIDSAALFVLKLECLFKALDSLESVGKYSFVDSKKHEPKNTVLCAPESDANENMSSKYSKFPRNLSTKIMIYLQLLRKMGSALKEKEVSVGSFMSVITSLAHFLKLLVRYGLYNALEHSKAVHTSNALVKFLREIKKNETYQRDPFNYINVTIHATDCCAACEKYIQEECVQYQDNRWHLGCFQCSKCKKGIELRDIGDAACNKMLKHIYCAQCSVTDPDSKPGFKPITKLSQLIFLLKIALVRSRVVMALQMKNQEVMQRSNSVKETISMQQTYIRTLNDIKRLKSGRQSVRITNDQQDARKSRILKTAEIDVRNGSRTDMDKELVIETENSKSGHGSDSKVFNGQKSLTLDDISRIVAAEQARELRPNAFTHFTRIKESDDETNTFVAKKSGTYYSELSIEQFYRLQLVALALLANGTVGLAVSDECIHKLLPQTPKSLNPSGGFWNKLFKTGKENKVMKYKKVFGTPLEVLSERWGVDSDLSSGPAKLRIPILVDELVSSLHQMDMSVEGIFRKNGNIRRLKDLTAAINENPSEVPDLSKENAIQLSALLKKFLRELPIPLLTFTMYDLWIQAAKLESKFDGQRVFPLLYTLLPSAHRNVAEVLFSFLHWTSSFSHVDHQIGSKMDIHNLSTVIAPNILYQEAPNNGSYGGSADVIHNTYQDAFAQNEGENYFLAIETVDYLINNNEQLSMVPMFLSTLLKEVEDLNLTTYGAVKKHIDMLIEEGKIHVKDFVQKDSIQVKETASVTKVEIHK
- the ZWF1 gene encoding glucose-6-phosphate dehydrogenase (Syntenic homolog of Saccharomyces cerevisiae YNL241C (ZWF1)); its protein translation is MMCGEVTRTDAFEKDVIITVFGASGDLAKKKTFPALYGLYREGYLDDSTKIIGYARSELSDAELRERVKPYLSKPDDAASEAKQAEFLERMSYVAGPYDKEEGYVQLREQIEAYERERGVEKPHRLFYLALPPSAFVSVAEKIKQFLYAEGGVTRLIVEKPFGHDLESSRKLQKQLEPLFREEEIFRIDHYLGKEMVKNLLPLRFGNAFFNASWNKENIQMIQISLKEPFGTEGRGGYFDSTGIIRDVMQNHLLQVLTLLTMERPVSFDPESIRDEKVKVLKAIVPLDHEDILIGQYGRSEDGTKPAYLDDETVSKDSKCVTFAALTFNIQNERWDGVPIVMRAGKALNEGKVEIRILYKRVARGIFNDIPNNELVVRVQPDEAIYLKFNAKTPGLDSNSQITELDLTYSKRYRDYWIPEAYESLLRDALLGDHSNFVRDDELDISWKLFTPLLNYLEGPDSPRPEIYKYGSRGPDGLTKYLEKHQYVFEKSGLYQWPVSSPKEKASLEPRL